From Pseudomonas fluorescens:
AGATATGGTCTTCCCTCGCTCCATGAGCAAAAGCGTTGCCACCGCACTGGCCAGCTACCTGACCACCGCCGGTTTTGTTGAATGGGATATGGAAGTGCTGGGCCTCGATATTCATATCTGATGCGCCTGCCTTACTACATTGGCTGCCCGTCCTGGAGCGAAAACGCCTGGCGCGAGTACCTGTACCCTGTCGATGCGCGTTCCAGCGATTACCTTGCCCTGTATTCCCAGGTCTTCAACGCCGTTGAAGGCAATACCACGTTTTATGCTCGCCCCTCGGCCGCCACTGTGCAGCGCTGGGCCGAAATCATGCCTGGGGATTTTCGTTTCACCGCTAAATTCCCGGGTGATATCAGCCATGGCGGCGACTTGCGTGAGCAGTTGCCGGCGGCGGAAAGTTTTGTCGGCCTGATGAGCCCGCTGGGTGAGCGCGTCGCGCCACTGTGGCTGCAACTGTCGGCGAGTTTTTCACCGCAACGCCTGGGCGAACTGGCCGGGTTTATCGATGGCTTGGAGCGGCCCATGGCGGTGGAAGTGCGGCATCCGGAGTTCTTCGCCAAGGGCGATGCCGAGCGCATGCTCAACCGCCTGCTGCGTGACCGTGGTGTCGAGCGGATCTGCCTCGACCCGCGCGCCTTGTTCAGTTGCACATCCACCTCGGCTGCGGTGCTGCACGCACAATCGAAAAAACCCAAGGTGCCACCACGCCCGGCGGCACTGACGCTGTTTCCCCAGGTACGGTTTATCGGTCATCCGGAGCTTGAGGCCAACGACCCGTTCCTGCTCCCGTGGGTGGAAAAAATCGCCGGTTGGATTGAAGAAGGGCGCACGCCCTACATGTTCCTGCACACCTCCGATAACCGCCTCGCCGCGCAGTTGGCCCTGCGTTTTCACGACCAGCTGATGGCGCGCTTGCCGGGCCTGCCAGGCTTGCCGACCTTGTATCGGGAACCCGCAGCGGAGCAACTGGGGTTACTCTAGGGCTCCTTTCCCCGCCAGGAGTCAGTCATGGATGCCCAAACCCTTCGCGCCGAAACCTTCAAGGCCCTGCACGAGCGCGATCGCGCGTTCGTGATGCCCAACCCGTGGGACGCCGGCTCGGCGATCATGCTCGCCAGCCTCGGCTTTGAAGCCCTCGCCACCACCAGTGCGGGTTACGCGTTCAGCCTGGGCCGCCCGGATGCCGAGGGTGCATTGTCATTGGACGACACCCTGGTGAATGCCGGCATGATTGCCTGGGCCACAGCGTTGCCAGTGGCAGCCGACCTCGAAAACGGTTTCAGCGACACGCCCGAAGGCTGTGCCCAGACCATCCTGCGTGCGGCGGCGACCGGTATCGTCGGCGGCTCTATCGAAGATGCCACGGGCATTGCCGTCGACCCGATCTATCCTTTTGATTTGTCTGTCGAGCGTGTGGAAGCGGCTGTTGCCGCGGCCCGTAGCCTGCCGTTTCCCTTCATGCTGACGGCGCGCGCAGAAAACCTGCTGCATGGTCGCCTGGATCTGCCCGATACCCTGCGCCGCCTGCAAGCCTACGCCGAGGCCGGCGCCGACGTGTTGTACGCACCGGGCCTGCGCAGTGCCGAGGAGGTGCTGGCGGTGGTCAAGGCCGTTGCGCCCAAGCCGGTGAATGTGCTGATGTCCGGCGGCCTGAAACTCAGCGTGGCGCAACTGAGCGAGATGGGCGTCAAGCGCATCAGCGTTGGCTCCGCCATGGCGTTGGCGGCCTATGGTGAGTTCTACCGGGCGGCGCAGGAGGTGTTTGAGTCGGGCACTTTTACCTTCACCGAGCGTTCGATGTCGTATAGCCAGGCCAGCCAATTCTTCAAGAAATGATCGGGGCGTTGTTTCAAGTTCACGCGTGGGCTGCTGTTGCTGGCGGCTGCCTGCGCGTTGGGCTTACGCCGCCAGGCGCAGGTTCTGGGTGACCAGTGGGCGTGCCCAGTAGTAGTCGAAGTCCAGGGCCTTCTGCTGGGCCGCGAGTTCTTCGCTCGGGTACGGCGTGGCCGGTGGTGGCAGCAAGTCCAGTTCGAACTCGGCAATCGGCAGGTGCAGTGGACGCGGTTCCGGCGCTGGGCCTGGCTCGGGTAGCGGCTGGCCTGCGGTCAGGACAAGCGGGCGTACCCAGCTGCTTTCAAAGTCTTGCTGGCGCTGCTGGGCGACGATTTCTTCCGCTGGAAACGGGCTGGCCGGCGGGGGCAGCAAGTCGGTTTCGAATTCCGCGATCGGCAGGAACAATGGCTCAGGTGGGGCGATTTCGGTGTCTTTTACATCGCATTCACGCTGGGTGAGGATTTGCGACAACAGGTCCGCGCCTTCGCTGGGTTCAACCGCAGGATCCACCGGAGCCGGCGCCTTGGCGGCGAGCGCGTCCGGCGTATCGCCGAGCTGCTCGGCCAACGCTCGGGCGAAGAAGTCCTGCCATACATGACTCACCCCGGCCAGCGCTTGAGTATTGCGCAGGCCGTAGTGGTTATGGGTGGGCAGTACACCGATGGTTAGGGGAAGAATGTCTGACATTTTTCTCGGTCGACGCTCAGCTCTGGCAAAATACCTGACTGTTGTTTTTATCGGCCGTTGTTTGCCGATCCTTAATATTTTTGAGCGTAGCGATTGATGAGCGAACAACCAGCGGCCAGCCGCATTCGGGTCGAGGCCTTGGCCGAGGGTTTCCAGGCCCGCGCCGAGCAGTGGGCTGAGCAGCTTGGCTTGCCTCTGCAACTGACGGAGGCGGATTTCTCCCTGCAAGTGGGTGAGCATGGCCTGCAATTGCAACAGCTCGGGCCCGAGGCGCCGGGGCCGGTGCGTGTGGATTTTGTCGAAGGGGGAGCGGCCCATCGGCGCTTATACGGCGGGGGCAGCGGGCAAATGATCGCCAAGGCCGTGGGCGTTGCCCAAGGCGTGCGCCCACGGGTGCTGGATGCTACGGCGGGGCTGGGCAAGGACGCGTTCGTACTCGCCAGCCTGGGTTGTACCATGAGCCTGATCGAGCGCCAGCCGCTGATCGGCGCCTTGCTCGAAGATGGCCTGGCGCGCGGTGCGCAGGACTTTGAAGTGGCGCCGATCGTGGCACGCATGGCGTTGCTCAAGGGCAATTCCATCGATGTAATGCTCAATTGGCAGGGCGAGCCGCCTCAGGTGATCTATCTCGATCCGATGTTCCCACACCGTGAGAAAACTGCCCTGGTTAAGAAGGAAATGCGCTTGTTCCGGCCATTGGTGGGGGATGATCCGGATGCGCCGGCCTTGCTCGCGGCGGCGCTGGCGCTGGCCAGCCATCGGGTGGTGGTCAAGCGCCCGCGCAAGGCTCCATGTATCGAAGGACCGAAGCCGAGCCATGCGTTGGATGGCAAGTCCAGCCGGTATGACATTTATCCCAAGAAAGCGCTCAAGCCTTAAACGTATCCAGAGTGTCTTTGTGGCGAGCGGGCTTGGTGGCGAGCGGGCTTGCCCCGCGTTGGGCTGCGCAGCAGCCCCAGTAAGAACACCACGTTTACTCAGGTAGACCTAGGCGTAGGGTTTTGGGGCTGCTGCGCAACCCAACGCGGGGCAAGCCCGCTCGCCACAACAAGCCTGCTCAAGCCCACTCAAGCCCACTCAAACCCACTCAAACCCGTTCAAGCCTGCTCACGCCCGCTCAAACTCTATAGGCCCGCATAAACAACCCCACTACCTCCTGCACATGAGCTTCGGCCGCTTCTTCGCTCAGCCGGTCACCACAGCCATACAGCAAACAGAAATTCGCCGCGCCCTTGAGCAGGCAGAAGAAGTGCTCGGCCGCGACCAGCGGTTTATCGATGTTCAGGGCACCGCTCTGATCAATCCGGCTGAGCAGGCGCTCCATGCCCTGCAACATGCGCATGGGCCCGGCTTCAAAGAAAATCTGTGAGAGTTTCACGTCCTGGTTGCCGGTGGTCATCATCAGGCGATGCAGGTTCACCGACTCCTCGCTGTTGATCAGTCGATGGAACCCGCGCGCGATATTCAGCAGCACCGTCTGCACAGGCACGCCCTCCGGCAGCTCGAAATACATTACCGGCAACTGTTCTTCGCACTTGGCCACCACGGCCGCGGTGAACAAGGTCTCTTTGTCGGTGAAGTGGCTGTAGACGGTCAGTTTCGACACGCCGGCCTCAAGGGCCACGGCATCCATGCTGGTGTTGGCGTAGCCATTGCTCAAAAACAGGATTTTCGCTGCTTCGAGGATTGCCTGGCGTTTTGCCATGTCCTTGGGACGCCCAGGGCTATTGGTGGATACAGGATTGTCGGACATTTTTACCTTTAATACTGGACTGGCGAGTTTGGTATTAATAACATACCGGCAAGTATAATTATTCCTAGCTCCATTTGCGAAAGGTCCTTCAGCATGCGCAGCTCTTTCCTGCCTCTTGCGTTGCCAGCCAGCCTGGTCTTCCTATTGGCCGCCTGTGGCCATGAAGAAGCGACCCCAACGTCCATTCGCCCGGCCATGGTGGTGCAACCGCAGCCATCGGCGCAGGCGATGGACAGCTATCCCGGGGAGGTGCGCGCCCGTTATGAGCCTGACCTGGCCTTTCGCATCGGCGGCAAAGTCAGCAAGCGGCTGGTGGAGGAGGGCGAGCGCGTCAAGGCCAACCAGGCGCTGGCGGAACTCGATCCCCAGGATGTGCGCCTGCAATTGGAGGCCACCCGTGCCCAAGTCGCGGCCGCCGAGGCCAACCTGAGCCTGGTGCGTGCCGAGCGTGATCGCTACAAGACCCTGATGGACCGTCAGATGGTCAGTCGCTCCCAGTACGACAATTCGGAAAATCTCTACCGCTCAGGTGTTGCACGCCTCAAGCAGATCAAGGCCGAGTTCGACGTGGCCAATAACCAGGCCGGCTACGCCGTGTTGCGTGCGCCACAGGACGGTGTGGTCGCCAAGCGCGTGGTGGAAGTCGGCCAAGTGGTATCCGCCGGCCAGACCGTGTTTACCCTCGCCACCGACGGTGAGCGAGAAGTGCTGATCAGCCTGCCCGAACAAGGCTTTGGTCGGTTCAAGGTCGGCCAACCGGTAGCGGTCGAGTTGTGGAGCCAGCCAGACCAGCGGTTTGCCGGACGTATACGTGAACTGTCCCCCGCCGCCGATCCAAAATCACGCACCTTTGCCGCCCGAGTCGCGTTCACCAGCGGCAAAGTCCCGGCTGAACTGGGCCAGAGTGCTCGCGTATTCATACAGGCCGACGGCATTGTTCCGCTGTCGGTCCCGCTGTCTGCCCTCAGCGCGGAAAACGGTGCTTCCTACGTCTGGCGCGTACTGGCGGACAACTCCCTTAAGCGCACCCCGGTTCGTATCGGCGCCTTCGGTGAAAAAACCGTGCCGGTTCTGGAAGGGCTGAGCCCCTCTGACTGGGTGATTGCCGCCGGCGTGCACGTGCTCCATGAGGGCCAGCAAGTGCGCCCGGTGGATCGCTCCAACCGTGTCGTGAACCTGGCGGCCAACAAGGAGTAGTCCCCGATGGGTTTCAATCTTTCCGAATGGGCGTTGCGTAATCGCCAGATCGTACTGTTCCTGATGATACTTCTGGCAGTGGTCGGCACCTTGTCCTACACCAAGCTGGGGCAAAGCGAAGACCCGCCGTTTACCTTCAAGGCCATGGTGATCAAAACCAATTGGCCAGGGGCCACCGCCCAGGAAGTCTCGCGCCAGGTTACCGAGCGCATCGAGAAAAAGCTGATGGAGACCGGCGAGTACGAACGCATCGTTTCGTTCTCGCGCCCCGGTGAGTCCCAGGTCACTTTTATCGCCCGTGACGCCATGCGCTCGGCGCAGATTCCCGAGCTGTGGTACCAAGTGCGCAAGAAGATCAGCGATATTCGCCAGACCTTGCCGCCGGATATCCAGGGGCCGTTTTTCAACGACGAGTTCGGTACCACGTTCGGCAATATCTACGCCCTGACTGGCGACGGCTTCGACTACGCCGTGCTCAAGGACTACGCCGACCGCATCCAGATTCAGCTGCAACGCGTACCCGATGTGGGCAAGGTGGAGCTGCTGGGCCTGCAGGACGAGAAGATCTGGATTGAACTGTCCAACCTCAAGCTTGCCACCCTCGGCTTGCCCCTGGCGGCGGTGCAACAGGCGTTGCAGGAACAGAATGCGGTCTCCACCGCCGGTTTCTTTGAAACGCCGAGTGAACGTGTGCAACTGCGGGTCTCCGGCAACTTCAAGACGGTCGAAGAGATCCGTAATTTCCCGATTCGTGTGGGTGATCGTACCTTCCGTATCGGCGATGTCGCCGAGATCCACCGCGGCTTCAACGACCCACCGGCACCGCGCATGCGCTTTATGGGCGACGACGCCATCGGCCTGGCGGTGGCGATGCGCGACGGTGGCGACATCCTAGTGCTGGGCAAGGCGCTGGAAGGGGAATTCGCACGCTTGCAGAAGAATCTCCCGGCAGGCATGCAGTTGCGCAAGGTGTCGGACCAGCCGGCGGCGGTGAAAACCGGTGTCGGAGAATTCGTTCAGGTGCTGGCCGAAGCGTTGGCCATTGTATTGCTGGTGAGTTTCTTCTCCCTCGGCGTACGCACTGGCATGGTGGTCGCCCTGGCGATTCCGTTGGTGCTGGCGATGACCTTTGCCACCATGTATTACCTCGGCATCGGCTTGCACAAGATTTCCCTCGGCGCCTTGGTATTGGCCCTGGGCTTGCTGGTGGATGATGCAATTATCGCCGTGGAAATGATGGCGATCAAAATGGAGCAGGGCTACGACCGGCTCAAGGCCGCCAGTTTCGCCTGGACCAGCACCGCATTCCCGATGCTCACCGGTACGTTGATCACGGCGGCCGGCTTCCTGCCCATTGCTACGGCGCAATCGAGTACCGGCGAATACACCCGCTCGATCTTCCAGGTGGTGACCATTGCGCTGCTGGCGTCATGGGTGGCGGCGGTGGTGTTTGTGCCGTATCTGGGGGAAAAACTCCTACCGGACCTGGCGAAGATTCATGCGGCCAAACACGGCGTCGACGGCCCGGATCCCTACGGCACGCCGTTCTACCAGCGCGTCAGGCGTTTGGTGGAGTGGTGCGTGCAGCGGCGTAAAACCGTCATTGTGCTGACCCTGCTGCTGTTTATCGGCTCGGTGGCGCTGTTCCGTTTTGTACCGCAACAGTTCTTCCCGGCTTCTGGCCGCCTGGAACTGATGGTCGACCTGAAACTCGCCGAAGGCGCTTCCCTGAGCAGCACCGCCGACCAGGTCAAACGGCTCGAAGCCTTGCTGAAGGAACATGCCGGCATCGACAACTACGTGGCCTATGTGGGCACCGGTTCGCCGCGGTTCTACCTGCCTCTGGACCAGCAATTACCCGCCGCCAGCTTTGCCCAATTTGTGGTGCTGGCCAAAACCATCGAAGAACGCGAAAGCCTGCGCACCTGGCTGATCGAAACCCTCAACGAACAATTCCCCGCCCTGCGCTCGCGCGTTACCCGCCTGGAGAACGGCCCTCCCGTGGGCTACCCGGTGCAGTTTCGCGTGACCGGTGAACATATCGAAGAGGTCCGCGCCCTGGCACGCAAGGTGGCGGCCAAGGTGCGCGAAAATCCCCACGTGGCCAATGTGCACCTGGACTGGGAAGAGCCGAGTAAAATCGTCTACCTCAATATCGACCAGGACCGCGCCCGTGCCCTTGGCGTGAGCACCGCCAACTTGTCGAAGTTCCTGCAGAGCTCCTTGACCGGCTCCAGCGTCAGCCAATTCCGGGAGGACAACGAGTTGATCGAAATCCTCCTGCGCGGCACCGTGCATGAACGTACAGAACTGTCGTTGCTGCCGAGCCTCGCCGTGCCCACCGACAACGGCAGGAGCGTGGCCCTGTCGCAGATCGCGACCCTCGAATATGGCTTCGAAGAAGGCATCATCTGGCACCGCAACCGCCTGCCGACGGTGACCGTGCGCGCGGACATCTACGGTAAGGAACAACCGGCGACCCTGGTCCAGCAGATCCTGCCGACCCTGGAAGGCGTACGTGCCGAGTTGCCGGACGGCTATCTGTTGGACGTCGGCGGTACCGTCGAAGACTCCGCCCGTGGGCAGAACTCGGTCAAGGCCGGCGTGCCGCTGTTCATCGTGGTGGTGCTGACCCTGCTGATGCTGCAATTGCGCAGTTTCTCACGCACGGCGATGGTATTTCTGACGGCGCCGTTGGGCTTGATCGGCGTGACATTGTTCCTGTTGGTATTCCGCCAACCCTTCGGTTTTGTGGCCATGCTCGGCACTATCGCGTTGTCGGGGATGATCATGCGTAACTCGGTGATCCTGGTGGATCAGATCGAACAGGACATCAAGGCTGGCCTGGCGCCGTGGCAGGCGATTATCGAAGCCACCGTCCGACGCTTCCGGCCGATCGTTCTCACAGCGCTGGCGGCGGTGCTGGCAATGATCCCGCTGTCTCGCAGTGTGTTCTTCGGGCCGATGGCGGTGGCGATCATGGGCGGGTTGATTGTGGCGACGGCGTTGACGCTATTGTTCCTGCCGGCCCTGTATGCTGCGTGGTTCCGAGTGAGGAAGGACGACGCGTAATCATGTTGGCCACCGTTTCAGCCTTGATGTTGCTACTGCTTGCCCCTGGCCCCACCAACACCCTGCTGTTCCGTGCCGGGGTGTTGTTCGGGTTCAGGGCGTCATGGCGGTTGGCGTTTATCGAATGCCTGGCTTACCTGCTGCAGGTCACGGTATGGGGCGTTGCATTGCTCTATCTGGCCGCCTATTCACCGTGGGCGCTGAAGGCGACACAACTGGCCGCGGCTTGCTACCTGCTGTATGTGTCTTGCAAGCTCTGGCAACGTAAAAGCAGTGACGTGGGTGCGGGCAAGGACCGCTTCACCGGGCTGTATTTCTTTGCCATGACGGTCATGAACCCAAAGGGTTTGCTGATGGTGTCGTTTATTGCGCCAGCCGACGCCTTTACTACTGCGCCAGGCTATGTCGCCTTCATGGGGACGTTGGCGTTGGTGGTGGTCCCGGTGGGGGCTGCGTGGGTGCTACTGGGAAGCCGATTCGAAGGGATGCCGAAGAGCTGGCTGACGCCATTGAAGATCAACCGTGCGACATCAGTTGCGATCGGTTGCTTCGCCACCCTGATGATGGGGCGACTGGCTGATTCGGTCATGCATTAGGATCGTTCCCCGTTGCAGGGAACGATCCTCTCGCAGCTTACAGCGCGCCAAACACCTTCTTCGCCAAACTGGTGGCCGCCGCCGCCGGGTTCTTGCGAATGGTTTCTTCCTGTTGCGCAATCATCTTGAACAAACCGTCCAGCGCCTGCTCGGTCACGTAGTTCTCGACATTGGCGCTCTTGGCGTCGACCGCACCGAAGGCCGCAGCCTTGCCAGCCAGGGCGTTGTACTGCTGGGCCACGCCGACCTTGTCGGTGGCGGCCTTGACGATCGGCAGGAACTTGGCGCGAATTTGTTCGCGGCTGCTTTTGTTCAAGTACTGGGTGGCCGAGTCCTGGCCGCCGGTGAGGATGCCCTTGGCGTCGGTCACGCTCATGTTTTTCACGGCGTTCACCAGGATCGGCTGGGCTTGGGTCACGGCCGT
This genomic window contains:
- a CDS encoding DUF72 domain-containing protein — protein: MRLPYYIGCPSWSENAWREYLYPVDARSSDYLALYSQVFNAVEGNTTFYARPSAATVQRWAEIMPGDFRFTAKFPGDISHGGDLREQLPAAESFVGLMSPLGERVAPLWLQLSASFSPQRLGELAGFIDGLERPMAVEVRHPEFFAKGDAERMLNRLLRDRGVERICLDPRALFSCTSTSAAVLHAQSKKPKVPPRPAALTLFPQVRFIGHPELEANDPFLLPWVEKIAGWIEEGRTPYMFLHTSDNRLAAQLALRFHDQLMARLPGLPGLPTLYREPAAEQLGLL
- a CDS encoding isocitrate lyase/PEP mutase family protein, with translation MDAQTLRAETFKALHERDRAFVMPNPWDAGSAIMLASLGFEALATTSAGYAFSLGRPDAEGALSLDDTLVNAGMIAWATALPVAADLENGFSDTPEGCAQTILRAAATGIVGGSIEDATGIAVDPIYPFDLSVERVEAAVAAARSLPFPFMLTARAENLLHGRLDLPDTLRRLQAYAEAGADVLYAPGLRSAEEVLAVVKAVAPKPVNVLMSGGLKLSVAQLSEMGVKRISVGSAMALAAYGEFYRAAQEVFESGTFTFTERSMSYSQASQFFKK
- a CDS encoding class I SAM-dependent methyltransferase, with product MSEQPAASRIRVEALAEGFQARAEQWAEQLGLPLQLTEADFSLQVGEHGLQLQQLGPEAPGPVRVDFVEGGAAHRRLYGGGSGQMIAKAVGVAQGVRPRVLDATAGLGKDAFVLASLGCTMSLIERQPLIGALLEDGLARGAQDFEVAPIVARMALLKGNSIDVMLNWQGEPPQVIYLDPMFPHREKTALVKKEMRLFRPLVGDDPDAPALLAAALALASHRVVVKRPRKAPCIEGPKPSHALDGKSSRYDIYPKKALKP
- a CDS encoding TetR/AcrR family transcriptional regulator — its product is MSDNPVSTNSPGRPKDMAKRQAILEAAKILFLSNGYANTSMDAVALEAGVSKLTVYSHFTDKETLFTAAVVAKCEEQLPVMYFELPEGVPVQTVLLNIARGFHRLINSEESVNLHRLMMTTGNQDVKLSQIFFEAGPMRMLQGMERLLSRIDQSGALNIDKPLVAAEHFFCLLKGAANFCLLYGCGDRLSEEAAEAHVQEVVGLFMRAYRV
- a CDS encoding efflux RND transporter periplasmic adaptor subunit; translated protein: MRSSFLPLALPASLVFLLAACGHEEATPTSIRPAMVVQPQPSAQAMDSYPGEVRARYEPDLAFRIGGKVSKRLVEEGERVKANQALAELDPQDVRLQLEATRAQVAAAEANLSLVRAERDRYKTLMDRQMVSRSQYDNSENLYRSGVARLKQIKAEFDVANNQAGYAVLRAPQDGVVAKRVVEVGQVVSAGQTVFTLATDGEREVLISLPEQGFGRFKVGQPVAVELWSQPDQRFAGRIRELSPAADPKSRTFAARVAFTSGKVPAELGQSARVFIQADGIVPLSVPLSALSAENGASYVWRVLADNSLKRTPVRIGAFGEKTVPVLEGLSPSDWVIAAGVHVLHEGQQVRPVDRSNRVVNLAANKE
- a CDS encoding efflux RND transporter permease subunit, producing the protein MGFNLSEWALRNRQIVLFLMILLAVVGTLSYTKLGQSEDPPFTFKAMVIKTNWPGATAQEVSRQVTERIEKKLMETGEYERIVSFSRPGESQVTFIARDAMRSAQIPELWYQVRKKISDIRQTLPPDIQGPFFNDEFGTTFGNIYALTGDGFDYAVLKDYADRIQIQLQRVPDVGKVELLGLQDEKIWIELSNLKLATLGLPLAAVQQALQEQNAVSTAGFFETPSERVQLRVSGNFKTVEEIRNFPIRVGDRTFRIGDVAEIHRGFNDPPAPRMRFMGDDAIGLAVAMRDGGDILVLGKALEGEFARLQKNLPAGMQLRKVSDQPAAVKTGVGEFVQVLAEALAIVLLVSFFSLGVRTGMVVALAIPLVLAMTFATMYYLGIGLHKISLGALVLALGLLVDDAIIAVEMMAIKMEQGYDRLKAASFAWTSTAFPMLTGTLITAAGFLPIATAQSSTGEYTRSIFQVVTIALLASWVAAVVFVPYLGEKLLPDLAKIHAAKHGVDGPDPYGTPFYQRVRRLVEWCVQRRKTVIVLTLLLFIGSVALFRFVPQQFFPASGRLELMVDLKLAEGASLSSTADQVKRLEALLKEHAGIDNYVAYVGTGSPRFYLPLDQQLPAASFAQFVVLAKTIEERESLRTWLIETLNEQFPALRSRVTRLENGPPVGYPVQFRVTGEHIEEVRALARKVAAKVRENPHVANVHLDWEEPSKIVYLNIDQDRARALGVSTANLSKFLQSSLTGSSVSQFREDNELIEILLRGTVHERTELSLLPSLAVPTDNGRSVALSQIATLEYGFEEGIIWHRNRLPTVTVRADIYGKEQPATLVQQILPTLEGVRAELPDGYLLDVGGTVEDSARGQNSVKAGVPLFIVVVLTLLMLQLRSFSRTAMVFLTAPLGLIGVTLFLLVFRQPFGFVAMLGTIALSGMIMRNSVILVDQIEQDIKAGLAPWQAIIEATVRRFRPIVLTALAAVLAMIPLSRSVFFGPMAVAIMGGLIVATALTLLFLPALYAAWFRVRKDDA
- a CDS encoding LysE family translocator → MLATVSALMLLLLAPGPTNTLLFRAGVLFGFRASWRLAFIECLAYLLQVTVWGVALLYLAAYSPWALKATQLAAACYLLYVSCKLWQRKSSDVGAGKDRFTGLYFFAMTVMNPKGLLMVSFIAPADAFTTAPGYVAFMGTLALVVVPVGAAWVLLGSRFEGMPKSWLTPLKINRATSVAIGCFATLMMGRLADSVMH
- a CDS encoding DUF4197 domain-containing protein, with the translated sequence MLRNSLRLTALCAGLLLGANAMALDLGSLSQGDASGGLKDALTQGAQIAVKQLGVPGGFSNNPEVKIGLPGKLGKVADKLKMFGLGDQVTQLEDSMNKAAETAVTQAQPILVNAVKNMSVTDAKGILTGGQDSATQYLNKSSREQIRAKFLPIVKAATDKVGVAQQYNALAGKAAAFGAVDAKSANVENYVTEQALDGLFKMIAQQEETIRKNPAAAATSLAKKVFGAL